ACCATTAATGGTTGCAGAGGAGCTGACAGGTAAAACTAAAGCTAAAGAAAGTAAGGAGATGATCTTTGATTCTGGTGAGGACTTTGAAGAATATCGTCAGCAAATTCTAGAAAAGATAGGAGGTGAGGATTAGTGGCGACAGAAATAGCACAAGCTTATGTACAATTGATACCATCAGCTAGAGGCATTACTGGTAAAATCCAATCAATCCTCAATCCTGAAGCGAGTGCAGCAGGACAAAGTGCTGGACAGTCATTAGGTTCTAGTCTTGTTGGTGTTATGACGAAAGTTATTGCAGCGGCAGGGATTGGCAAGGCATTTTCGTCAGCTATCAGTGAAGGAGCAGCGCTTCAGCAATCGCTCGGAGGTATTGAAACTCTTTTCAAGGGTTCTGCTGACAAGGTAAAGGGATATGCTAATGAGGCCTACAAAACAACAGGTTTGTCAGCTAATGCCTACATGGAAAATGTGACAGGCTTCTCAGCTAGCCTCTTGCAATCTCTTGGTGGAGACACTAATAAAGCTGCTGAAACAGCAAACATGGCCATGATTGATATGTCAGATAATGCTAATAAGATGGGAACATCGATGGAGAGTATTCAGATGGCTTATCAAGGGTTTGCAAAGCAGAATTATACGATGCTGGACAACCTGAAGCTTGGTTATGGTGGTACAAAACAAGAAATGGAGCGTCTTTTGAATGACGCTCAGAAGTTGACGGGTGTTAAGTACGACATTAACAACCTCTCAGATGTTTATAGTGCCATCCATGCTATCCAAGAAAATCTAGACATCACTGGTACAACTGCGAAAGAGGCGGCATCTACTTTTAGTGGTTCTTTTGAATCCATGAAAGCAGCCGCTCAGAATGTACTTGGAAAGTTAGCGCTAGGAGAGAATATCCTACCTTCTCTACATGCTTTGCTTAAAACAACATCTACCTTTCTCTTTGATAATTTTTTACCAATGGTTGGAAATATTTTTTCTGGCCTTGGCTTGGTTTTGACTGAAGGGATTAGCGAGATTGCTTCTCAGCTTTTTGGGGATGCTTTTGGAAGTGCAGTCTATAGTCAACTATCGAGAGTGACAGGTATCTTTCAAACCTTCTTTGATATGATCTTTGGATCATTGAGCAAGCAAGATAACATTGATATCCTGACCATGCTTGGATTTAGCGAGGGTGCTGCTAATCAAATTGTCAACATCGCAGACAATATTAGAGTTACTTTTGAGAACATTGGGGTTGTTGCTGGCAATGTAGCAAGCATTGTTGTTGATTTCGTTGGAGATCTGTTAGGGATTAAAGACGGAGAGCAGGGAGTGAATTTGCTAGGCATTGCCTTTGAAAGTATCACAGGTTTTATCAGAGATGCCTCTGAAAGTCTTAGCAAATTTACCTCTTGGTTAAAAGATTCACCTCTTGCATTAGATGCCTTAAAATCGGCTGTTGTTGGTATTACGAGTGCATGGGCAGGATATAAAGCTGTCTTAGCAGTAACAAAAGGAATTGAAACAATCAGGAATGCAACTCTAGCTATTACGAATGGCTTAATGCTAGCTCAGTTCGTAAGAACCGGTGCACTCACTACCGCAGAGGCAGCGAATGCGGCTGCAACCATGGGAGCAAGTGGAGCGTTTGGTATCTTTAATGCGGTTTTATCTGCAAATCCGATTGGCCTAATCGTAACGGCAGTCGCAGCATTGACTGCAGGTCTTGTATGGTTCTTCACACAAACAGAAACTGGTCAGCAAATTTGGTCATCTTTTGTGGATTGGATCAAGCAGGCTTGGCAGGGGATTGCTGATTTCTTTGTCGGTCTTTGGTCTGGTATCTCTGAGGGTGCTAGCACATTGTGGGATGGAGTTGTTACAACATGGAATGCTTATGTTGAGTCTTTAAAGGCGATGTGGAATGCTGTTGTAACATTCTTTTCTGATTTATGGGTAAGTATTCAAGAAGCTGCATCTGTGGCATGGACAGCTATCACAACAGCAGTGATGGTTATTGTTCAACCGTTCATTGATGGATTCATGAATATTTGGAACAATATTTCCGATGGTCTTACTCAAATTTGGGAAGGGATTAAGATGATTTTCCAAGGCGCTTGGGAATTCATCAAGTCTATTTTCTTGGGTGCTATTCTCATCATCATCGACCTTGTGACAGGGAATTTCAACCAGCTGGGGGCTGATCTTTCTCTAATCTGGGAAGGTATTAAAAATAGTATCTCTATGATTTGGGAAGGTATTA
Above is a genomic segment from Streptococcus mitis containing:
- a CDS encoding PblA; translated protein: MATEIAQAYVQLIPSARGITGKIQSILNPEASAAGQSAGQSLGSSLVGVMTKVIAAAGIGKAFSSAISEGAALQQSLGGIETLFKGSADKVKGYANEAYKTTGLSANAYMENVTGFSASLLQSLGGDTNKAAETANMAMIDMSDNANKMGTSMESIQMAYQGFAKQNYTMLDNLKLGYGGTKQEMERLLNDAQKLTGVKYDINNLSDVYSAIHAIQENLDITGTTAKEAASTFSGSFESMKAAAQNVLGKLALGENILPSLHALLKTTSTFLFDNFLPMVGNIFSGLGLVLTEGISEIASQLFGDAFGSAVYSQLSRVTGIFQTFFDMIFGSLSKQDNIDILTMLGFSEGAANQIVNIADNIRVTFENIGVVAGNVASIVVDFVGDLLGIKDGEQGVNLLGIAFESITGFIRDASESLSKFTSWLKDSPLALDALKSAVVGITSAWAGYKAVLAVTKGIETIRNATLAITNGLMLAQFVRTGALTTAEAANAAATMGASGAFGIFNAVLSANPIGLIVTAVAALTAGLVWFFTQTETGQQIWSSFVDWIKQAWQGIADFFVGLWSGISEGASTLWDGVVTTWNAYVESLKAMWNAVVTFFSDLWVSIQEAASVAWTAITTAVMVIVQPFIDGFMNIWNNISDGLTQIWEGIKMIFQGAWEFIKSIFLGAILIIIDLVTGNFNQLGADLSLIWEGIKNSISMIWEGIKTYFSGVVDVIVGYGIAVFENFSAALSAIWEFIKSAASSTWEWIKSTVISLITGLVQEAQNIWDGFMNFLSSLWEGIKSTASNAWSSLASSVLSIINGLVSGAQNAWNTMSNAVSSLVSNVTGFFNQLWNIDLYSAGQAILQGFLNGLQSMWSSVTNFVGGIASWIRDHKGPIEYDRKLLIPAGTAIMKGLDQGLQDQFKEVKQTVGGMAGEISDVFSGDHLDLNSSASVTKSLEAQLAMPSAQFEAHENKTVSEIAILRASMEKILTAILEKSSDVYLDNDIISIKTYEQHGAIYARGGI